Genomic DNA from Gossypium hirsutum isolate 1008001.06 chromosome A01, Gossypium_hirsutum_v2.1, whole genome shotgun sequence:
TTTGATCAGGCTGTCTTTCCATGTAATTCTGAATTCTAATATGCCTCATTTTGTTATTATCCTGCAAATTCTGTAGCTTTAAGAATGTGCttttgatatttgtaaatataaatcatatttttttgtCTTCAGTTGATCTATGAAATGCTTCTAACAGTTGCAGTAACGGGAAGTGTTATTGAACCCCGGTATTTGGCCCATTGGCCAAGGGGATTCACCCATACCCCCGTTGTGAGATCGAGCCACAAGAATTGCGTGTTAGTGGTGTGTGTGGTAGTGATTTTGCCTAACTGGTGTGGTGATGTTTTTCATTGATTTGCTAGGTAACTGTTGAGGATATCATACAAGAGAGTTTTATTTGGGTGTATATTCTTGGATTTTAATAATTTGAAATCAATCCTTGTTCTCTTAATGACGTTTATAACACATCTGTTCTGGTACCGGAGTAGCTATACTTTTGGTGTAATATATGAactctttatatgtacagatggCAAGAAGTTGCTTACTCCGCAACCTCGCTTGAGAACCGGTTTCTTTTCAATACTTGAGTCCTCTATGTTGACTCCTAGTACCATCAACGAGGCATGCACTTCTGTAGGGGTTGCAAAGTATGGAAGGCCAATTGGATTGGATGAAAAGATCAAGGTTGATGTAATTGTCATTGGTTCAGTTGCTGTAGATCCAACGACTGGGGCTCGACTCGGCAAGGGAGAGGTAAGGATTCATTCTATCTTGCTGCATTACTTTTTGGTCATCCTGTAATTCTATGGTTGATGATGGTGGAAAATCAGGTCTAGAACATATAATTTTGTCTTCAACCTCATTGAAGAGTACAAATTACTAATTTCAGCCCATATTGTCCTCTTGTTATCTCATCTGATAGTCAGTAATCAGTGGATAAATGAACCATTCCGATCAGTTTTAACTTTTGAGCACTAATGACTTGCAGAAACTGACATGTGTTGCTTATTTTCTTGGCTGCTTATAATGCAATTTATTTATCCACAAGTTGAACACATTGACCAACATTTTCCTGTTATCTTGTTTTTCGACATTTCATTAGCACGGTACCGTTGTATGACCGAAAACTTATCTCCATTAACTTACTAAGAGGACTTCTTTAGTGTATTTCTGTACAAACTGCTATAACTAATTGAACTCTACAATTTACTAACTAAGAAACTCAGAAGATCAAGGAAACCTTTCTCCGTGTGTGTGTGTGCCTGTGTGTTGGAAATTCGGTCTAATCTTTTAGTGTATAAATAGGTGGAAACATTTTCAGTCTAGAATTGATATTTCTGGTTTTGTTGTATGGTATACTGAGTTTGAGATGTTTGATTTTCAGAAGCCATATGATTTTTTGTTGTATGGTGTACTGAGTTTGAGATGTTTGATTTTCAGAAGCCATatgattttttcttattttaagaGAAATTTGGGACTTGGCGACAGGGATTTGCTGAACTCGAATATGGCCTGCTGCGGTATATGGGTGCCATTGATGATTCAACTCTGGTGGTTACCTCAGGTACAACAGTCACCTATCTTTCACTaaagatgaaattttaacaaaGATACCTTTCCATTTAAACTGGCTATGGTttatacaaaaatgtaaaaagttgaacTTGCAACAGCAAGCCAGGAGTCTATTGCAAATGTTTTAGACCACACCTCAAATATCTCTATTTTTGTCGTGGGTCTTTACATTCCCAAACcacataataataatttgaacGTTTAGAAATATTTTCTACCCTTTGGCACTCAAAATTTATTGAAAGTTTTAGTACATAAGTTAGCAATAAACTAATTTCAATTGGTAATATTTTGCCACTGTTATGAGTTACTTTAGCAAAGAGAAGGAGAAGTTTTCACTTATTTTGAAGAGGCCATATTTTTTATAAGAATTTTACTCGACCTTccaatttcaagtttaaatttatactaattattctttattttatgtctaactatattaacatgtgtgtattaaataagcttTTTCCTCGTGTTGTTACACTAGTATCCAAACGAAGCATAATTGTTTAGCGTTTTTCTGACTTTTGCTTCTATCACTTCACCATAAATTATTATAGACTAACTTTTAGATTATGGGATTTTCTAGACACACTGAATGGTGACGATATCTGTTATAATTTGTGAAATGTAGCTTTGGTTAGTATAAAGTAGTAAAGCTCCTTGTCATGGGGATTTTGTCCAACTGCTACAGCAGAAAAATGAAGAATGCAGTGTGGTTATCAGCCATAATTCCTCTGTTCTTGAAACTGTTTTCATCATTAATATATTTGTTAGATGTTGTCTAACAATTTTCCGACCTCATTAATTGGATTCTGTCTTTTGTTACAGTGCATGACTGTCAGATCGTAGATGATATTCCAGTTGAGAAACTGTTGGTCCATGATGTCCCTGTTGACATCATTTGTACTCCTACTCAAGTTATTTTCACCAACAGAACAATCCCAAAGCCTCAAGGTTGGTGAAAACTctcttgttttaattttttatttcaggtCTTTACGACCCCCATTATTTATTTCCCGGGGGATAAATTTAACATCCTCTAGCTTACATTTTTGGCCTGAAAGTCATTGGTTACTGCAAGTACAAAAATGGAACGGTCCTCTATGGTTGGATATTCACTTATGATAAATACATCTTATATTCCATTACTACATTAATGAATGTAATTTTGCTTCTTCTACTGCTTTGCCAacttgaatttaagaagaatacCTTTCTTGATGCACAAGTCATCCATGACCATCAGTCATAGGAATAGGATTAGGATGTAACCATTCTTCTCTTTGCAGGCATTTACTGGGATAAATTGTCTCCGGAAAAGCTGGGGCAAATTCGGATACTAAGAGAGCTCAAAAGCAGAATCGAACAGGAGACTGGGCAGAAGCTCCCCTGTGGTCCATCTGAGAAATTACCCCCGAATGCTCAAAGAAGGCGCCGGCGTTCTTAAATACCGAAGATGGTAAATGAAGAATAACAAAAAGTTACCGAGATTGgcttcttgaatcttcttttttctttttggaaaatagaaaatttttgttGTCTAGACTTTGAATGACTCAATACAATGAATGTTGTTATTAGCACATAAGTCAAATACTGTTTTCTGTTGCATATGGAAATCAGCATTAAGAGTGTATATGGTGGTAAATATTCTTATCAATCTCCGCGAGCAACCCGGTTGTCAATTGATAAGAAAACCAGGAACTCGACTGAATGATCCAGTAGTAGATGGCCGTACATAAACTGGCAACTGCTACTCTTAACGGCTGTGGAGTTGGAGAGAGGTTGTAGTCAAGACCAAACAATGACTCCATAAACACGTGCATGAAATGTATCTAAGATATATCAGGTTGCAACGCCATAGTATACGCCGTTGGCAAATGTACTGCTGGATCATGTGCTAAACTTGCATCCAACCCAAACCACGTACGAGGATCATCAAGCCCTCTTATCTGTGTCCCAAGCGTTGGTGGTTACTCCATCTGTGGTTGCACCGGATTACTAGAACCCCCCTCAAACTGACCTGGAAATCTGGAGTCTGACATCTTCGGGTGGTAATTGCTCACCTATGATTGTTGACTCCAATGTTGGGTCTGCTAAGGTTGGGCGAAATGACATCGAATAATCGTCTACATTAAGTGCATTTGTTGACTGTTGGGGCTGCGAAGCTGAAGATGGGCGCACAACCCGCCTTAGATGACCATGCCCCGACTGGAATGGGATAACTGCTTCATTCAATAAAAACGGTTTTCCGTTTTCAGTGAACTGGTTCATATATTCAACTGAGGCTTTGAAGTTGCCTTGGCTATCAAACCCATTCACCACCAACAAATTCCAATTATCCCAACTTTGAATCCAGTCCTGATGGAACCATCTTCAGTCAACCCCCCTCTATTTCGCTTGTTGAATTTATGcatattttccattttcattGGATCCAATGAGCTTCAGTATAAGTGCTCCGATGGCATTTTGAACGTTTAGATTCAACGCCTCCTCCCGTAATACTTCAAGAAATTCATCCAGTCATGTATATAAGATGAACTTTCCATACAATTTTACGGGCGAAGGAATAGCTCCAAGCAAACATCCACAAACATCGTTTATGGGCATGTGCGTGTCCTCAGAAATTACAAACCCATACACCAAGGAGGAGTGTGAGGCGTTGTAGCATGAAGTCGACATTGTCATGGGTTTATGGGTTTCAAGTCGACATTGTTAAATATGCTAGAATTCTATTATTGTTTTTTCATCTACATCGTGGATACAgtaaattctaatattataaaactaaaattaGTTCTAATACACAAATGTGAGTAGAAAGTGAAATTAGGTTTAATACTCAAGGACAAAAccactaacatttaaccatctaatCAAATAACCTaatgtattaaattattaaagaaaacgAATTTTGTAGAATGCGTTTTTAGACACATCAGCAGAAAGCGCAATGTTTCCTGCAAGATGCGTTTTCTATTTCTCTCTCTAAAATCGGCTTATTCCCTAAATATCAGAAAAATTAGCCTATTTTCCATTATCTTTCAAAATTTGCATATATTGTTAATGTACTTAGGGTTAgagggtttttcttttcttttgcctcTTGTTTGGAAGTGGGGGAATTGGGGTAGGGATGTGAGGTGGAGAAGGGGGGTTTAGGGGTTATATAGGTGGTGTATGAGAGTGGGATTTAATGGGATGAGTGGGGGTTGGTATTGCGTAACCGTTATTATCGTCACTGTTGACTGATGGCTGAGTATTAGGTTCCCAAATTGTCAGGTCAGTGTACGGTTTGGGCTTTTAATGtgctaatttttttattcacGGTCAGAATATGATAATTGATCTTGTTTTCATCCCAAATCGATATTTGAACTGAAGATTTAGGATCCTAAATCGAATCTATATTATTTcggtaaaaaattatatattatttaaataaataattatattatttgggtTTAAAAACAGtagaatttcatttattcaccTTTGTGACAAGCAAAAAAGACACCTACATCTAATGCTCAATTTAAGATAAACAAGAAAACTTCAACCTGTAACACTAGCTTCTGCGAGCACAACTCTTCCATGCGAAG
This window encodes:
- the LOC121229628 gene encoding 5-formyltetrahydrofolate cyclo-ligase-like protein COG0212, which produces MHAPELLHYYPKFHSMDSYMIRLSSPFTYNHKCYLFANQKLSRHFTSFNFRLQSRKNSTSDAKEFDESAFEAERLRLDAKARESMAQISKTMTETTAEAEADPKAWKWVIRKRIWDLMEAQNIAQNPRPVHHRIPNFVGASSAAKKLSELEAFVMANCVKVNPDSPQKQVRFLTLSDGKKLLTPQPRLRTGFFSILESSMLTPSTINEACTSVGVAKYGRPIGLDEKIKVDVIVIGSVAVDPTTGARLGKGEGFAELEYGLLRYMGAIDDSTLVVTSVHDCQIVDDIPVEKLLVHDVPVDIICTPTQVIFTNRTIPKPQGIYWDKLSPEKLGQIRILRELKSRIEQETGQKLPCGPSEKLPPNAQRRRRRS